Below is a genomic region from Candidatus Chlorobium masyuteum.
TAGCTTTCGATTTCCGTAATGACTTCCGGGTGGGCCGGGCCGCCGTAGGAGGCCTTTACCTTGAACCCGTTATAGATTGCAGGATTGTGTGAAGCGGTGATCACAATTCCTCCGGCAAGCTGTTTTTCTCTTGTATAGAGAGAGACAGCCGGAGTGGAGGCAAAACTGTCGGAGAGGTAGACCTTCAGTCCCTGTGACGAGAAGACCTCGGCGGTATATGCAGCAAACTCTTTTGACATGAAGCGGGTATCGTAGCCGACACATACTCCTTTTGCCCGGTTTGGATGCCTGAGAAAGTAGCGTGCAGAGGCAAGTGCTGCAAGTTTAAGGTTATCAAATGTATAATCCTTGGCTATAATTGCGCGCCATCCATCAGTTCCGAATTTAACTTGCATTCTATTTATTGATTTTGATATAATGGGAATGAAAACTCCGGCGGGAGTTGCAATAAAAATAAAGCGCAAAATACGGTTTCTTTGCGGTTGATCCAATTATAGGTGTCGCGATTAATCGGAAAAGCCTGTAACGGATTCAGAATATTGTTTTTAGCTATTGTTATTGATGCCCATCAAGCTTTTTGTCCTGGCCGGAGAGGTATCCGGAGATCTGCATGCTGCCGGAGTCATCAGCGAACTGCTGAAGGCTGAACCTGACATCCGGGTTTTTGGCATCGGCGGCGAGAAACTTCGCACTCTCGGCGCCGAGCTGCTCTACGATACAGCACAGATGAGCATCATGGGTTTTGTCGATGTGCTCAAGCATTCGCTCTTTCTCCGGAGGGTTTTTCGTGACCTCAAGGAGGCGGTACGCCGCGAAAAACCCCGAGCTGCATTTCTTGTCGATTATCCGGGTATGAACCTTGTCATGGCGCGCTTTTTTCATGAACTTGGTATACCGGTCATCTACTACGTCTCTCCGCAGGTATGGGCCTGGAAAGAGGGGCGGGTCAAGGCGATCCGCCGCTACATCGACCGGCTGCTCGTTATTTTTGATTTCGAAGTGGATTTTTTCCGCCGTCACCAGATCAATGCGGAGTTTGTCGGCCATCCGGTTATTGAAGAGCTGGCTGAACTTTCGCTTCCTTCAAAGGATTTGTTTACCGGGAGCCATGGGATCCAGCCCGGCACGAGGTTGGTAGGCCTTCTCCCCGGGAGCCGCAAGCAGGAGCTTTCCCTCATTCTGCCCGAACTGCTCGAAGCCGCCCGTTTGCTTAACCGGAAATACCGGGTCGTTTTTCTGCTCGGCCGTGCACCGCATCTTGATGCCGCAGCCTACAGTATCATGAA
It encodes:
- the lpxB gene encoding lipid-A-disaccharide synthase, with product MPIKLFVLAGEVSGDLHAAGVISELLKAEPDIRVFGIGGEKLRTLGAELLYDTAQMSIMGFVDVLKHSLFLRRVFRDLKEAVRREKPRAAFLVDYPGMNLVMARFFHELGIPVIYYVSPQVWAWKEGRVKAIRRYIDRLLVIFDFEVDFFRRHQINAEFVGHPVIEELAELSLPSKDLFTGSHGIQPGTRLVGLLPGSRKQELSLILPELLEAARLLNRKYRVVFLLGRAPHLDAAAYSIMKEYSDLTVVNCAAYEVMQYSDVALVTSGTATLETLCFGCPMVVVYRTGALNYMIGRRLVKLKNISLANIVAKGLLSSERAVPELIQHEANGPEISRQAGMILDSPELAASMRHELLAARDRLAGASPSHKIAAILQDYLQ